The Silene latifolia isolate original U9 population chromosome Y, ASM4854445v1, whole genome shotgun sequence sequence ataatttgaccataatcaacttttatttacaaaattgttcataaatggaccaaaattacaaaaataagctattagacttcaaataaatcacaaaatttcaaataaatttgaaatttgaaatttaaattcatgaacattctggaaaaattccatgacactcataatgttcaaaatcttaggttaaaaatttgaaattttttaggaaaaacaatgttgcggtttatcaatttataataaaataatcataaaaacatggaaaaattattttcattaacttttcaattttagatctgaaaaatataataaaatgcaacattagacgtttttcctaagtcatagattatgttttattaatttttcactaataatgtcactatttatgctatttttcttcaaaaattcataaatcatgctaaaagacttctttatagccaattattttacaaacatcttgtaaaattgcatgtgacaacatattaattttctatgaccagattcgaaatttaactcatattaacctatttttctcttaaatccgaatttaataatgaaaaattcatttttcgagcataacaagtccaaaaattatgaaactttacaggttatctcaaaataatatatgtaacaacatatccaaaaaccaagtgaaaattcgaagtctagctatttttagaccaaaaatgacatttttactcataaaatcacatttaaatgccattattgtaaattatgaacaataaaaatccgaaaaattaaccaaaatatcctaaaacactttaggaccagaaatattaacatgcatgtaataatttcgtgatatatcataataacacaaattttacaagttttatttgttattcatataactcggaaaaacttttaaccaatttgcatgcaaacaaccgtggctcttgataccgattgaaggaaatgtagattcatatacatgttaacatactcttatatgtctaaataatttgtcataaaattaattacggatcttatgcatgcaaacaataatataaatagaggagaaatcatgtccttacatagtagatttcggctattagggcacaagagagatcacctttctcttcttgttcttgagcttttccaatggaagaataaagatctaagtgtaagatctctccctatgtattatacccaaggctcctcttaatataattaatattacaaatactagttataatattaatcaaaggtagaaaattgaaccaaaacttttataaaacacttatttgtttcggtttttaagagagaagaagagaggatttttcttctcactagaactctatttttggatgagtgaattagaatggaaataatacactacctttagtatattattaggcaaaattaaagaaaaacaatgatcacatttgcttccccaaaaccgtgtaagaggagctttagggtgagccaatgcatggagaaattgttcttcacaaggaacaataggcttgcatggctaggtttccttttaatcattgtgttttccactaattacaaacaacatataattagtataaacccttctaattttcggcccattctataatatggattccatattatttttgtcaattgtctatatgttacatgtcacatgtcacatatatttgttatgtatttttaacatattaaaaatcaacgtattaataaaaatacgtcacatacaaaaattgacttagtaatttcatatttacttgtgccaaaaattttaccaatttataaatcacaactgattgtatttataacaattcattcaatttaattgttacattaaacaattatttcatccgagtaatgatacaattcaattactcgcatcagtatctcatttaatcacatttcaatttgatacgtaaattttacttccaaaatcgtccgtcaattttcaagtaatttaattaactcgtaacattatacgattaattaaataatcaattaagagtgttgccctttaggtatgacctaggggtcaatcgatcaccaccgtcacgacggtaatgtcaaactctagtcacccaatcattaccgatatatgttgaccgattgtgaagaacaaaattacttccccaTTGTATTcatttttaatgagacttaaacatgtgatcatcatgatcaacagtcgtgatcgcattattgtcggaggacacatattccaacagaagcTTTCAGGTAGGGACTACCACTGGATAGCGATTTCTGTGAAGAgctgactatgaaaccttgcctaACTTTTGAAGACGTTCAGCCAATGGCCATTGGCAACATCAGACTGGAAAAGATAAAAGCTTCTAGGCTGAAACCGCTGACAGACAGAAAAAGCTCTAATCACAGGGGAAGTAGTTCCAGGCCATCCCCTTACACCaggcctgacagatcagaagttaACTATGCTCATGAGCAACGAGGTAACTCTTATATTTACCCACCTATTCAgaaatataacttctctgttgatacTTCAGGATTGatcaaaaggcttgacaacatgggaaatAATGTCAAGTGGCCCAAAAATATGGACAATCCCAACTTAAGGAAAgacacaacaagatggtgtgaatttcacatggaaaTAGGATCTACCACAGAAGAATGCTTGGGTCTATGCAGACAAGTGGCCTACCTACTAAAGAAAGGCTACCTAAAAGATTTGATGCCATCAAAGAACAGAGAAGATGAAGGATTAAGAAAGGATCAGGAAAGACGACAACGTGACCTACCCCTAGCACCACTCATCTacgaagtcaaattcatcaatgtcGGATCTgagatttgcggcctgacaagcTCCGCTGCAAATAAAATAGCCatggagtcaaaaatgaaatctccttttaaatctAGAAATTCTGCCTCAAATTACTTATGATGATACTGATATGCATGGAATCTCGGACatccatcatgatggcctggtcattacTATGCAAATTGGCACTGTACGTGTCGTAAGAATCCTAGTAGATGGTGGCAGCTCAGTCAATTTAATTATGAATAATGTCTTGAAACCCATCAAGATCGATGAGAACCAGATCAAAAAGATCATAAAGAAGTCAAATGTCTTgataggattcagtggtgaaaccaagaACACTGTAGGAGAGATCTACCTGCCAACCTACCTTCAAGGAGTTtcatcatatgaaagatttggagtcttGGACTGCCTCTCATCCTACAATGCAATCCTAAGCAGGCCCTGGATCCATAATGTCAGAGCCATTCCTTCAACCTACCACCAGTGTAACAAAATACCAACGGAATGGGGAATAGCAACCATCAAAGGTGAGAAAAGTCTGCCTAGGAATGTTACAATGAATCAttaaaaccttccaaggcaggtaagtctctcgcttagcaattacagtaccctgtcaggagcacttttGTGGCATAAAcccaaatggaaacagatcaagtagTATTAGACCCTAAGTACCCTGACGGgtatgtactggtaggatctgataTCCCTGATAATGTTAGACCAGAACTAGTAAGCTTTCTCAAGAATAAGTCTTCTTGTTTTGCCTGGtcccattttgatatgactggcatagatgctaatattattacccataaactcaatattgacacttcctttaagcctgtacaacagaaaaggaGAAAGTTTACCCCTAAGCGCAACACAATCATTAACGAAAAGGTGGACAAACTcttagacatgggaatgatcagggaagtaatgtaccctgaatggctggccaaagtggtcgtggtgcaaaagaagaatggcaagtggagagtctaTGTAGACTACACAGATCTCAACAAAGCCAGTCCAAAAGACCCATTCCCCACTCCCTCACATTGATGCAATGATAGATGCTACAGCTGGGCATGAACTActaacatttatggatgcctaaagtggattcaaccagatcaaaatgcaTCCAGCTGACCAGAAAAATACTACATTCATTACGTAAAGGGACATATattgctacacagcaatgcctGGTTAACATAATGTTCAAAGACTAAATTGGCGACATAATGGaggtctacatagatgacatggtggtcaagTCAAAGaaggcagaagatcatgtgaaaggcctggaagtagccttcaacatcctggaagaattcaacatgaagctcaacccctccaaatgccactttggagtgtcATCAGGAAAATTCCTaggatacatggtgacaaaaataaggattgaagccagcccagaacaaataaaagccatcctggagGTAGAATTTCCTAAGTCAGTCAAAGATATTCAGCGATTAACAggaagagttgcagccctgaTCAGATTCATATACAGATCATCTGAAAGAACAAGTCATTCAAATGAATGCCTGAACATGAAATAACCTTTCAAGAAATAAAGACTTACCTGGCTACTCCTCCACTACTGGCCAAAcctaacaaaggagaacccctgacggtctacctatcaGTCACTGAGACAGCCGTATgtggagtcctgaccaaggaggttgaaggccaacaacaccccgtctattatgtaagtaaaagtctcctggatgcagaaacaaggtatggattacttgaaataTACGTACAGGCATTAATTGTATCCTGCACAAAACTTAGACCTTACTTTGACAGTCACCCAATAATTGTCAagaccaacctgcctatcaaatctgtcctcagaaaacctgaactttcaggcgGAATGGCAAAATGATCAGTACAACTCAGTgcttatgacataacctttgaacctaggacaaCAATTAAATCCGAGgctttagcagactttgtggctgaattcagtcccagcctagaaccagacctcataaaagaggtcaaacATCTAGACACCCAAAAATTAGGCTAGGAATGGACCTTACACATAGATGGAGCAACCAATATGAGAGGATCTGGCCTAagattagtactaaaatcaccataaGGAGATTTACTATCTCAGGCTATCATTTGTGAATTATAAGCGACAAACAATGAAGTTGAATATaaagccctgatagctggactcaaggtatgtatagatcttggcgtgcaaaatctcaaggtaaaaactaattcacttttaatttccaatcaattCAAAGGAACCTACGCTGTAAAGGATTCGAAAATGGTTCTTTATTTAGACTATGTCAAAAACTTTTGCAAAAAGTTTAGCtcatttgacattgatcaaataccaagacacttaaacacccaggctgatgccctagccagcctgggatcaaatttcagccaTGCTATATTTGATAAGATACCTATTGTTCACCTGCTCGAACCGACCATTACAAAACCTGACCAAATCTGTCCCATCACTGAGGACACGAACTCCTGGACCAAACCATACTTTGACTAGTTCTTACAGGGGATCCTACCCAACGACAAGCATGAAGCAAGGGCCCTTAGAATTAAAGCTTCCAcctataccattataaataacaccttgtttaaaaagtctcaggccgGACCTTACCTGAGATGCCTGGAGCCTCATGAAGCCAAACAGGTTATTGaggacatacatgatggatactgtggaaatcacaaaggcggcagaagcctggcaagcaaggttcTAAGGACAGGCTACTTTTGGCCAACCCTAAGAGCTGACTGCCTAGCTTACAGCTCAAAAAGTGACGCATGTCAACTTCACTCTCCATTCATtcatcaaccatcagagctactaaaTTCTATTTCAGTCCCCTgaccattcatgaagtggggaatggacattgtagGCAAACTACCCCAAGCTCCAGGATAAAAAGtctacatgttagccatgactgattacttttcaaaatggatagaggttgtctcatacaggcaagtcaaggagaaggatatcatatcattcatcaagcgaaacatcatatgtagatatggcatcccctcataaatagtttgtgacaatggcagtcaattcgtgggaaaaaggacaatggctttctgtgcacaatggaatatcaacctggtgacCTCTACATcgggatatccaaaagccaacggccaGGATGAGTCTAGCAACAAAGTGGTAATCAGCTGCTTGAAGAAAAAACTAAATAGAAGAAAAAGCAAATGGGCTGCAGAACTCCCTCTAGTCCTCTAGGCTGacagaactacacctaaaacatccacaggccagaccccttactccctggtctatggctaTGAAGCAGTGATCCCAGCAGAAATCCATGTACCAACTACCAGAAGCAGCCTGAACACCGTGGAAGAAAATAAGCCACTAATGCAAGATAGCCTGACCCTGGCTGAAGAATTGAGAGATGCAGCCAAGATCAGAATAGCCTCCTTCCAGCAAACATTAGCCAAAAGCCATAATAAAAATGTGAACACCAGAgtattcaaggaaggagacttagtcctacATAAAGCCTTCCCAAATACAAAAGGCAAAAACGCTGGCAAACTTGCTCCTGCATGGGAAGGACCTTACTTGATTGATTCAATAGTTGGGCAGGGACCCTACaggctacaaaccctggacggagaATTGATCCCCATATCCTGGAACATCTcccatttaaaactatttcatgtaTAAACCACTTATCTTATGCTTCAACCAGGTAAGACTATTAACGTTATCTCTTACCTGGTAAGATTCTATGTGTAACCCCCTAAATGAAATAATCCATGTTCCTTCTATGCTCTTTATATGTTCTTTCCTGCTAGTTGCAATTGTCTGTTATAACTACAATTTTTACCATATGTTTTAAATTACCATGTTAAATCCTGAAAACTTATTTTACGCCTTaatcaaatattcaggattgagggccactccacccaacctgaacagcatCTCAGAAATGCTCCACAAACTTTGGCATTCAtctaaaaaacacacaaaaactgAGCTCAGTATAA is a genomic window containing:
- the LOC141633021 gene encoding uncharacterized protein LOC141633021, which encodes MHGISDIHHDGLVITMQIGTVRVVRILVDGGSSVNLIMNNVLKPIKIDENQIKKIIKKSNVLIGFSGETKNTVGEIYLPTYLQGVSSYERFGVLDCLSSYNAILSRPWIHNVRAIPSTYHQCNKIPTEWGIATIKGEKSLPRNVTMNH